GCCGCGGCGAGGATCGTGGCCCGGATGGTCGACGTCGGGCTGGGCTACCTGACGCTGGGCCAGCCGCTCACCACGCTGTCCGGCGGCGAGCGCCAGCGGCTCAAGCTGGCCACCCACCTGGGTGGGGACGGCGGGGTCTTCGTCCTCGACGAGCCCACCACCGGCCTGCACCTGGCCGACGTGGAGCAGCTGCTCGGACTGCTCGACCGGCTGGTCGAGTCGGGCACCTCGGTGGTCGTCATCGAGCACCACCAGGCGGTGATGGCACACGCCGACTGGATCATCGACCTGGGGCCCGGCGCCGGGCACGACGGCGGCCGGGTGGTCTTCGAGGGCACCCCGGCGCAGCTGGTCGCCGACGGCTCGACGCTCACCGCCCAGCACCTGGCCGCCTACGTGGGACGGTGACGTCGGGCACCCCGTGACCGATCGGACAGGTCCGACGTGCATGGTGGACGGCGAGACACCCCCGAGCCACCCAGGAGCCCGTCGCCCGTGTCCGTCGAACCGCCCCCCGACCTGCAGCCCGACGACGTCTTCGGCCCCCTCACCCGGGTCGACGTCGACCCGCTGCCGTGGCTGGCCACCCACCGCGAGGCCGGCCCGGTGGCCCGGCTCGACCTGTTCGGCAACCCGGTCTGGCTGGTCACCCGGCACGCCGACGTCCGGGCCGTGCTGGGGGACACCGCGACCTTCAGCAACGACTTCGCCCACCTGGCCGCGGCCGACGACGACGGCGACCTGGGCCTCTCCGACCCCGGTGGCCTGGGCTTCCGCGACCCGCCCGACCACACCCGGCTGCGCCGCATGCTGGCCCCGGCCTTCACCGCCCGGTCGATCGCCGCGCTGGAGCCCGCCGTCCGCCGGGTCGTCGACGAGTGCCTGGACGCCGTCGCCGCGGCCGGACCGGGCGTGGACCTGGTCAGCGTGTTCGCCGACCAGGTGCCGGCACTGGTGATCGGCGAGCTGCTGGGCGTGCCGCGCGCGGACCAGGTGGACTTCGCGGCCCTGGCGGCCGGTCGCTTCGACCTGCTGCAGAGCATCGTGGCCCCGCTGGACTCCGCCGCCCAGTCGCTGGTGCTGCTGCGCGACCTGGTGGCCCGGGAACGCAAGGACCCGGGCACCGGCCTGCTCGGGGACCTGGTGCGCGAGCACGGGGACACCGTGGACGACGAGGAGCTCGCCGGGCTGGTCGACGGCCTGCTCGTCGGTGGGCACGAGACCACGGCGAGCATGCTGGCCCTGTCGACCCTGCTGCTGCTGCGTGACCCCGCCGCAGCCGACCGGCTGCGCCGGGACCCGGCGGCGGTGCAGGGTGCGGTCGAGGAGCTGCTGCGGCACCTGACCGTCGTCCAGGTGGCGTTCCCGCGGTTCGCCCGTGCCGACACGGTGCTGGCCGGTCAGCCGGTCGCGGCCGGTGAGCTGGTGCTCTGCTCGCTGGCCGGCGCCGACCGCGACCCGCGGTGGGCCGCCGACCTGGAGGAGCTGGACCTCTCCCGTCCGGCCCTGCAGCACCTGGCCTTCGGGCACGGCATCCACCACTGCCTGGGTGCGCCGCTGGCCCGGCTGGAGCTGCAGGTCGCGCTCCCCGCGCTGCTCGCCCGCTTCCCCGACCTGCAGGTCGCCGACCCTGCCTGGCAGCCGGCCTTCCGGCAACGCTCCATCGTGTTCGGGCTGGAGTCGCTGCAGGTCAGCTGGTGAGACGCCCCCACCCTGCCGCTCAGGCGCCCGCGGGGTCCTGCAGGGTCTCCGGCGGCAGGTGGTGTGCGCCGGTGTCGAGCATCGTCGTCAGCCGGTCGAGCAGGCTCTCCAGGGCCTCCTCGAACTCCGTCACCGTCTCGTCCAGGGACAGCAGCGGCTGCAGCTCGACGATCAACGGGTAGGCGTCCAGGTCGCTGACCCGGGCGGTGGAGGACCCGTTCGGGTCGTCGATGGCGTTCATCGCGATGCCCCGCTGGGCGACCTCGAGCAGCAGGTGACCCAGCAGGAAGCTGGTGTAGGCGCGATACGCGACCACCGCCTGCACGCTGGTGAAGCCGTTGGTGTGCAGCGCCCGCAGCAGCGACTCCACCCACCTCAGGCTGCGCAGTGGCGGTCGCACCCAGGGTGCCGCCGGCGGGCGGGTGGCCACCAGCGGGAAGAGCGCCGGGTGGGCGAGGGCGATCCGCCGCACCCCGTGCGCCAGTCGCTGCAGGTAGTCCTGCCAGCCGAAGCGCGGCTCGAAGAACACGTCCGCGTCGCCGAACAGCTCGTCGACCACGGCGTCGACGACACCGTCGAGCAGGTCGTCCCGACCGGGGACGTAGCGGTAGAGGCTCATCGCCTCCACGCCCAGGGCGGTGCCCAGCCGACGCATCGTCAGGGCCGGCAGGCCGTGCGAGTCGATGAAGTCGATGGCACCGGAGATGATCCGGTCCCGGTCGAGCGGGATGCGGGTGCCCAGGTCCGGCGGGCCCACCGGGTCCTCGGCCGGTCGCAGCCCGCGGTTCTCCGGCAGGTCGGGGTCGTCGGGGTGGTCGGGGCTGTCGATGCCCCCCTGGCCGACGGCGCCCACCTCGTTGCGGGGGACCTCGTCGGCCGCCTCGTCGGTGGTCGCGGGCACGCTGTTCCTCCGCTCGCCGTTCGGTTGACGCCGTCAACCCTTGCACCGGCTCCACCCAGCGGCACGTCGAAGCCGCATGTCACCCCCCAGGGGGTTTGGGGCGTTGCCTTACGGCGTACACCTCCCCTCGACGACGCGCCCTTACGACGTAGGAAGCGCGGGGTCACACCGGATGGTGCGCAATGCACCGTCCGGGAACCGATCGCCCGGGCAGCTGCCCGGACGGCCCCGGCGCTCCGGCGCCCGACACGAGGAGATCCCCATGAGCGGCATCGACAAGATCAAGAACGCTGCGGAAGAGGCCCTGGGCAAGGCCAAGGAGGCCGTCGGCGGCGCGACCGACAACGAGAAGCTGCAGGCCGAGGGTCAGAAGGACCAGGCCTCGGCGAACACCAAGCAGGCCGGCGAGAACGTCAAGGACGTCTTCAAGTAGGTCGTCCCCGGGGCCGGGCGTCCACCGCGACGCCCGGCCCGGCGCGTCCCCGGCCCCACCTGCACCCCCCCCTCATCGACACCCGGCCACCGGTCGCGCACTCCAGGAGCACCGCATGAGCACCGACCCGAACACCCGCGCCGACACGACGGCCGGCGCGACGCCGGCCTCGGCCGTCACCGCCGACCGGCACGTCGACCGCAAGGACGTCGTCGCCCTCGAGAAGTCCCGCGTCGGCGGCGTGAAGATCGGCTCGGCCTTCTTCGGCTGGCTGACCGCCACCGGCATGAGCATCCTGCTCATCGCCCTGGTCGCCGCCGCCGGCACCGCGGTCGGGCTCAGCAACGACGTCGACCTCTCCGAGGCGGCCGACCAGGCCGCCCAGGACCCGCAGTCGGTGGGCCTCGTCGGCGGCATCGCGCTGCTGGTCATCCTCTTCATCGCCTACTACTGCGGTGGCTACGTCGCCGGCCGGATGGCCCGCTTCCACGGCGCCCGCCAGGGCATCGCCGTCTGGGGCTGGGCCGTCGTCATCGCCGTCGTCATCGCGATCGTGGCCGCCGTCGCCGGTGACCAGTACGACGTGCTCGGCCAGCTCAACGTCTTCCCCCGCCTGCCGGTCAACGAGGGCGACCTGACCACCACCGCCCTGATCGTCGCCGGGATCGTCGCCCTGACCGCCCTCGTGGGTGCCGTCCTCGGTGGTCTGGCCGGCATGCGGTTCCACCGCAAGGCCGACAAGGCCGGTCTGGGCGCCTGACCCACCCGGGCACCGCACCCGCCCCGCACCGTCCGACGGTGCAGCAGTGACCCACCCCCGCCCGGGCGACGAGCCCGGGCGGGGGGCCTCGGCCCCCCGAGACGTCGCGCCCCTGGACTCGGAGCTGACCAGCCCCACCGACCCCGCCGCCGTCCTCCCCGACCCCGAACGGGGCCCGGCAGCCGGCACCGTGCGCGGACGGGCCGCCGTCGTCGACGGCGTCCTGGTCCTCACCGGCGAGATCGACGGTGACCTCCGTCGACTCTGGGACGACGAGGCCCCCGCCGGCCTCGACGTGGTTGCCGTGGACGCCCGGTCCGTCACCTACCTCGGCACCGCCGGTCTGGCGTTGTTGTCCGAGCTGTCCGGCACCTCCGCCGAGCCGATCCCGCTGTGGACGGCGAGCCGGGCGGTGCTGCACGCCCTCCGAGCGGTCGGCCTGGACTCCGGGTTCGACCTGCACGACCCGTCGTCCCCCACCGGCTGAGCGTCCGCTCCCCGGCCCCCTGATCGGAAGGAACCCCGCCGTGTGGGTCCTGCTCTCCAGCAAGCTGCGCACCTGGGTGCTGCTGTCCGTCGCCGTCCCCCTCGTCTCGCGGCTGCTGCGCACCGTGGCCGCCTCCCTCGAGAAGCGCACCGGTCACACCGTGATCACCCGCGTGCTCGCCAAGGCCGGTGACCTGACCGGTCGCGTCGCCCGCAAGGGCGCCTCGAAGGCCGCGACCACCGCGACCGACGCCGCCTCGGGTCAGAAGCGCGCGGCGTGAGCACCGCCCGGTCGACCGCACCGGCCCAGCCGGCGCTGCCGATCCGCGGTCTCGCCGAGTTCCTCGGCACCGCGCTGCTCGTCATCGGCGGTGTCGGCACCGCCGTCGCCGCCCCGGACACCGGCACCGTCGGGATCGCCCTGGCCTTCGGCCTGAGCCTGCTGGTGCTGGCGTACACGATCGGCCCGGTCTCGGGCTGTCACGTCAACCCTGCCGTCACCCTCGGCGCGCTCGTCGCGGGCCGGATCGCCCCGGCCGCGGCGGGCGTCTACGTCCTCGCCCAGCTCCTGGGCGGACTCGCCGGTGCCGGCGTGGTGTTCGGCATCCGCTCGGCCGACCCGACGTTCCGCCTCTCCGTCGACGGCCTGGGCACGAACGGCTGGGGCGAGGCCTCGACCGGCGGCTACGGCATCGGCGCCGCGCTGATCGTCGAGTTCGTGCTCACGCTGCTGCTGGTGCTCACCGTGCTCACCGCGACCGCCCGGACGACGAACGCCGCCGTCGCCGGCCTGCCGATCGGGTTCGCCCTGGTCGTGGCGCACCTCGTCGCGGTCCCGATCGACGGCACCTCGGTCAACCCGGCCCGCAGCCTCGGTCCGGCGCTGATCTCGGGGGGCACCGCGCTGAGCCAGGTCTGGCTCTTCCTGCTCGTCCCGCTCGTCGGCGCACTCGCCGCCGCGCTGCTCTACAAGGTGCTGTGGCCCGCCGGGTCCGAGCAGGCCGGCGACGACGCCCCCGCCGAGGGTGGCGCCCGGGGCCGGGCCGCGCGGAACCGCACCCAGCCCGACCCCACCACCGGTCCGGCGGGCAAGCGCCGCCGCTGACCAACCCGTCCCACGGAGCGGGAACACCGTTCCGCTCCGTGGGACACCGGTGCATGCTGCCGGTGTGGACACCTACACCCACGGCCACGCCGACGCAGTCCTGCAGTCCCACCGCTGGCGCACCGCGGAGAACTCTGCCGGGTACCTGCTGCCGCACCTGCGCCCCGGCCTGGACGTCCTCGACGTCGGCTGCGGGCCCGGCACGATCACCGTCGACCTGGCCCGGCTGGTGGCACCCGGCGGCCGGGTGACCGGTCTGGACCTCTCCCCGGCCCCGCTGGACGAGGCCCGGGCGCTGGCGGCCGAGCGTGGGGTCGACGTGGGCTTCGCCGTCGGCGACGTCTACGCCCTGGACCTCCCCGACGACAGCGTCGACGTGGTGCACGCCCACCAGGTGCTGCAGCACCTCACCGACCCGGTCGCTGCGCTGCGCGAGATGGTGCGGGTCTGCCGGCCCGGGGGCGTGGTCGCCGTCCGGGACGTCGACTACGCCGCCACCACCTGGTTCCCGGCCGACGACGGGCTGGACCGCTGGCTGGCGCTCTACTCCCGGGTCGCCCGGGCCAACGACGCCGAACCCGACGCCGGACGGCGGCTGCGTTCCTGGGCGCACGCCGCCGGACTGCGCGACCACACCGCGACCACCTCGGCCTGGTGCTACGCCGGCGACGCCGAGCGCGAGTGGTGGGGCACCTCGTGGGCCGGCCGGGCGACGGCGTCCGCCTTCGCCGAGCAGGCCGTGTCCTACGGGCTGGCCACCCCGGCCGACCTGGACGACGTCGCCGCGGCCTGGTCGCGCTGGGCCGCGGCCGACGACGGCTGGCTCGCCCTGCTGCACGGCGAGCTGCTGATCCGGGTCTGAGCGCTCACGCCTCCTGCGGGTGCCGGACCTGTGCCTCGAGGGCCTGCAGCGAGCGGCGGACCCCCACGGTCACCGCGCCCAGGGCGAAGAACCCCTCGTCGTCGGGGATCTCCGAGGCGCGCAGCAGGTGGGTCAGCCGGTCCAGCGCCCCGACGGCGGCGACGATGGCCGCATCGCGACCGTCGGGGTCGTCCCCGTCGTGGTACGGGGTGCGGACGACGCCGGCCAGCCCCTCGAGCGCGTCGGCGAGCACGTAGCCCGTGCCGTCGTCCACCCGGTCCAGGCCGCGGCGGTGCGGCTGGAACTCCACCACGAGCGTGGTCAGGTCGTCGATCAGGACCGCGACCCGGTCCAGCGCGCGGGACTGCTCGCGGATGCTGCCGGCCCGGCCCTGCCAGCGGTGCGCCCGCGGGTTGGCCCGCCGGGCCCGCTCGACCTGCTGCTCGTCCCGGCGCAGCCGGTCCAGCGCGGCGTCGAGCACCTCGCCGCGCTGGTCCCAGTCGGCGGGGCTGGGCACCCGCCCGACCCGGAGGGCGACGGCGACGTCCTCGAGGTGGGCGGCCAGCAGCGAGCGGGTGACGGCGAGCTGCTCGACGGCCCGGGTGAGCAGCATCGGCGGGAAGAGGAGCGTGGTCACCACGACCCCGACCGCGGCCCCGAGCAGGGTCAGCCCGCCGTAGCGGAGCACGTAGGACGCCGGGTCGTCGGTGCCGACGGTGATCATCAGGACCGCCGCGAAGCTCACCCAGCTGGCCTGCTCGCGCAGCAGCCGCCACTGCTCGACCACCACGGCGATCCCGACGATGAGCGCGATGGTCAGTGCGTTCGGCACCCCGCGGGTCAGCTCGTAGACCCCGACGGCCAGGCCGAAGCCCAGGAACATCGCGGCCACGGTCCGCCAGGCCGCCGAGACCGAGTCGGCCACCGTCGGGTGCACGGCGATCACCGCGCCCAGCGGGGCGTAGTAGGCGTAGTCGCTCAGCGTCGGCGGCAGCAGGAGCGCGATCTGCCAGGCCAGTCCCGCCGCCACCGCTGCCCTGATCCCACGCTGCACCCACGGCCGGCGCAGCAGGTCGACCGCCTGCCTCACCGGGTCATGATGGGACAGCCCCCGTCGTGGCCCGCCGCCGGGTTCAGCGGGCGGCGGCGGCGCCGGCCCGCCCGGTCTCGACCCACCCGCGCAGCGCGGCCTCGTCCTCCAGCTGCTCGGCCTGCACCACCAGCCAGCCGGCCATCTCACGGTCCCGCATGACCATCCGGGTCACCCCGGGTCGGGCGAGCAGGTCCTCGGCCCGGGCGGGGTCGCAGCGGACCATGAGCACGCCGGCGCGGTTGGCGGCCAGCACCATCCGGCCCCCCACGAGGAAGGCCAGTCCGCCGAACATCGCCTTCTCGCTCGCCCCGGGCAGCGCGGCGCGCAGGCGGTCGGCGAGGTCCCGGTCGTAGGCCATGCGGCACCGTACTGGCTGTCGGTGCCGGTGGTCAGGCGTCGAGCCGGTAGCCGACCCGGTTGACCGTGACGAGCTGGCCGGCCGCGGGCCCGAGCTTGGCGCGCACCCGCATGAGGAAGACGTCGACGGTCCGCCGTCCGGGCTCGGGGCCCGCGCCCCACACCCGGCGCAGCAGGTCGGCGCGGGTGAGCACCTCGCCGGGCTGCCGGGCCAGCACCTCGAGCACCTCGAACTCCCGGGCGGTGAGCTGCAGCTCCTCGCCGTCCACCCAGGCCCGGTACCCCGCCGGGGCCATGGTGAGCCGGCCGACGCGGACCAGGTCGTCGGTGGGCAGGGCGGGGCTGGTCGCGTGCGCGTCCAGGGTGCGGGCCAGGGCGGCCACCTCCGCGGGGGTGGCCTCGTGCACCGAGCCGTCGTCGGCGTGCACGGACACCGCCAGCGAACCCGGTTCGTCCTCCCGCTGGTGCACCGTGATCACGGTGATGGTCATCGTCGTCTCCAGGTGACCGGGGCGGGTACGCCGACGGCCGGGGTCCACGACGGTGCGTGGGCCCCGGCCGCCGGGCCGTGCCGTTCTGCGGTGCGGTGGGTCAGCCGGCGTTGATCGCGTCGACGGCGGTCTGGCCCTCCTCGCGGAGGGTGTCGGAGATCGGGGCGGAGCCGGCGGCGTCGGCCGCGGCCTGCTGGCCGTCCTCGCTGATCACGTAGCCCATGAAGGCCTTGACGAGCTCGCCCTGGGCGGCGTCCTCGTAGTCGATGCAGCCGATGTGGTAGCTGACCAGCACGATCGGGTACTCGCCGGACTCCTCGGTCTGCCGGTTGACCTCGATGGCGAAGTCGTACTCGCCGCGGCCCTCGACGTTCTCGGAGTTCTCGACGACGGCGGCGGCGGCCTCGGCGGACGGGGCGACGAAGTCGTCCCCGACACCGATGTTGGCCACGCCGAGGTCGCCGGCCTGCGAGGCGTCGGCGTAGCCGATGGCGCCGGCACCGGCCTCGACGGCGGAGATGACGCCCGAGGTGCCGTTGGCGGCCTCGCCACCGGACAGCGGCCACTCGCCGTCGGCCTCGTCGGTCCAGACGTCGGGAGCGGTCTGGCCGAGGTAGTCGGTGAAGTTCTCGGTGGTGCCCGAGTCGTCACCGCGGTGCACGGGGGTGATGGCGGTCGAGGGCAGGTCGGCGTCCGGGTTGTCCGCGGCGATCTCGGCGGCGTCCCAGGTGGTGATGGAGCCGTTGAAGATCCCGGCCAGCACGGTGGGGGAGAGGTTCAGGTCGTCGACGCCGTCGAGGTTGTAGACCACGGCGATGGGCGAGATGTAGTTCGGCAGCTCGAAGACCTCGCCGCCGCCGCACCGCTCCTGCGCCGCGGCCAGCTCCTCGTCGTCCAGGTAGGCGTCGGAGCCGGCGAACGCGGTGCCGCCGTCGATGAACTGCTCACGACCGCCGCCGGAGCCGACCGGGTCGTAGTTGACCGTCACGTCGGGGGCGACGGAGGTGAAGCCGGCGGCCCAGCCCTGCATGGCGGCCTGCTGGCTGGAGGCCCCGGCGCCGACGAGCTCGCCGGAGAGGTCGGCCGAGGCGGAGTCGCCGCCGGCGGCGGTGTCGGAGCCGCCGCCCTCGTTCGAGGCGCCACAGGCGGACAGGGCCAGGGTGCTGACCAGGGCCGCGGAGAGGGCCCAGGTGCGCGTGGTGGTGCTGAGCTTCACGAGTGACCTCATCTTGTGTTCCGGGCTCACAAGCCCGACGGGGACCGCCCGGGATCCCCCGGGTCGCTGTCGGGTGGAACGGTCCGGTCAGCCGGTGAGCGGACGGGTGCCGTTCGGTGGACCCCCGGTGAACGAACGGTCAAGAAGAGGTCACGGACCTGTGACGACGACGGCTGCTCGCCCGCCGGCCACCCGGCGTTCACCCGCGGCGTGACGAGGGTCTCGGGGCGCCCGCCCGGACCCGGCGTCGATCAGCTCCGACGAGGAGAGTGCGTCCTCCTCCACCGGCGTCGGTGGAGGAGGACGCACGGTGGTCGTCCCAGCTGATCGACGCCGACGAGGGTCAGGTCGCGGGGTGCTCGGCGTTGGCGACGACGGCGGTGCTGACGTACTGCGCGAGGCCGGGGGCGATCGCGTCGTAGTACCGGGTGAACCGGTCGTCCTCCACGTACATCCGGCCCAGGCAGGCGTGCAGCTCCGGCGGGCAGTCGTACCAGCGGGTGGTGATCTGCTGGCGGTGCTCCTCGGCCAGGTCCCGTGCCCGCTGCCCGTCGGCGGGGGCGCCCTCGGCCAGTGCGGCGGCGAAGCGGGCCTCCAGGTCGGCGGTCTCGGCCTTGACGTCGAGCCAGTCCTGCTTGCTCATCGCCTGCTGCCGCCCTTGCGACTGCGCCCAGGCGTCGGTGTCGCCCCAGCGCTCCTGGGCCTCGTCGGCGTACTGCTCGGGCAGCCAGTCGCCGAACACCTCGAACCGCTCCTCCGGGGTCAACGAGATCCCCATCTGCCGTGCCTCCATCTCCTTCTCGACGGCCGCGACCATCTGGTGCGTCCGGTCCAGCTGCTCGGTGAGCAGCCGGTGCTGTCGACGCAGGTGTTCCCCCGCGTCGACGTCCGGGTCGTCCAGC
This sequence is a window from Geodermatophilaceae bacterium NBWT11. Protein-coding genes within it:
- a CDS encoding cytochrome P450, which gives rise to MQPDDVFGPLTRVDVDPLPWLATHREAGPVARLDLFGNPVWLVTRHADVRAVLGDTATFSNDFAHLAAADDDGDLGLSDPGGLGFRDPPDHTRLRRMLAPAFTARSIAALEPAVRRVVDECLDAVAAAGPGVDLVSVFADQVPALVIGELLGVPRADQVDFAALAAGRFDLLQSIVAPLDSAAQSLVLLRDLVARERKDPGTGLLGDLVREHGDTVDDEELAGLVDGLLVGGHETTASMLALSTLLLLRDPAAADRLRRDPAAVQGAVEELLRHLTVVQVAFPRFARADTVLAGQPVAAGELVLCSLAGADRDPRWAADLEELDLSRPALQHLAFGHGIHHCLGAPLARLELQVALPALLARFPDLQVADPAWQPAFRQRSIVFGLESLQVSW
- a CDS encoding TetR/AcrR family transcriptional regulator; translation: MDFIDSHGLPALTMRRLGTALGVEAMSLYRYVPGRDDLLDGVVDAVVDELFGDADVFFEPRFGWQDYLQRLAHGVRRIALAHPALFPLVATRPPAAPWVRPPLRSLRWVESLLRALHTNGFTSVQAVVAYRAYTSFLLGHLLLEVAQRGIAMNAIDDPNGSSTARVSDLDAYPLIVELQPLLSLDETVTEFEEALESLLDRLTTMLDTGAHHLPPETLQDPAGA
- a CDS encoding CsbD family protein, whose product is MSGIDKIKNAAEEALGKAKEAVGGATDNEKLQAEGQKDQASANTKQAGENVKDVFK
- a CDS encoding methyltransferase domain-containing protein, whose translation is MDTYTHGHADAVLQSHRWRTAENSAGYLLPHLRPGLDVLDVGCGPGTITVDLARLVAPGGRVTGLDLSPAPLDEARALAAERGVDVGFAVGDVYALDLPDDSVDVVHAHQVLQHLTDPVAALREMVRVCRPGGVVAVRDVDYAATTWFPADDGLDRWLALYSRVARANDAEPDAGRRLRSWAHAAGLRDHTATTSAWCYAGDAEREWWGTSWAGRATASAFAEQAVSYGLATPADLDDVAAAWSRWAAADDGWLALLHGELLIRV
- a CDS encoding TfoX/Sxy family protein, with translation MAYDRDLADRLRAALPGASEKAMFGGLAFLVGGRMVLAANRAGVLMVRCDPARAEDLLARPGVTRMVMRDREMAGWLVVQAEQLEDEAALRGWVETGRAGAAAAR
- a CDS encoding winged helix-turn-helix transcriptional regulator codes for the protein MTITVITVHQREDEPGSLAVSVHADDGSVHEATPAEVAALARTLDAHATSPALPTDDLVRVGRLTMAPAGYRAWVDGEELQLTAREFEVLEVLARQPGEVLTRADLLRRVWGAGPEPGRRTVDVFLMRVRAKLGPAAGQLVTVNRVGYRLDA
- the pstS gene encoding phosphate ABC transporter substrate-binding protein PstS; translated protein: MRSLVKLSTTTRTWALSAALVSTLALSACGASNEGGGSDTAAGGDSASADLSGELVGAGASSQQAAMQGWAAGFTSVAPDVTVNYDPVGSGGGREQFIDGGTAFAGSDAYLDDEELAAAQERCGGGEVFELPNYISPIAVVYNLDGVDDLNLSPTVLAGIFNGSITTWDAAEIAADNPDADLPSTAITPVHRGDDSGTTENFTDYLGQTAPDVWTDEADGEWPLSGGEAANGTSGVISAVEAGAGAIGYADASQAGDLGVANIGVGDDFVAPSAEAAAAVVENSENVEGRGEYDFAIEVNRQTEESGEYPIVLVSYHIGCIDYEDAAQGELVKAFMGYVISEDGQQAAADAAGSAPISDTLREEGQTAVDAINAG
- a CDS encoding MerR family transcriptional regulator, whose product is MSHTVGELARLAGVTVRTLHHYDRIGLLTPSGRTSAGYRVYDVPDVDRLQRVLLYRGLGFGLEEIGALLDDPDVDAGEHLRRQHRLLTEQLDRTHQMVAAVEKEMEARQMGISLTPEERFEVFGDWLPEQYADEAQERWGDTDAWAQSQGRQQAMSKQDWLDVKAETADLEARFAAALAEGAPADGQRARDLAEEHRQQITTRWYDCPPELHACLGRMYVEDDRFTRYYDAIAPGLAQYVSTAVVANAEHPAT